From a region of the Georgenia yuyongxinii genome:
- the pntB gene encoding Re/Si-specific NAD(P)(+) transhydrogenase subunit beta, translating into MMTNFVNATYIVSGLLFILALAGLSRFETSRRGNAFGILGMALAVVATIVSVLDPPAGGTALDGEGLMLLAVAMALGAVIGIRKAVKVEMTGMPELIALLHSFVGLAAVLVGYNSYLESGSDSFHLAEVYIGIFIGAVTFTGSIVAWGKLSGRLASRPLMLPGRNWLNLAGLVAVVAMSFWFVPTRSLTALALMTAIALLLGIHLVAAIGGADMPVVISMLNSYSGWAAAFSGFMLDSTVLIITGALVGASGAILSFIMCKAMNRSFVSVILGGFGETAAVGGPVDQGEYRELSAGEVAAALAGAGNVIIAPGYGMAVAQAQYPVAELTKRLQANGTTVRFAIHPVAGRLPGHMNVLLAEAHVPYDIVLEMDEINHDFADTDVVLVIGANDTVNPAAMEPGSPISGMPVLHAWEARHVIVFKRSMSPGYAGVQNPLFFRENSAMCFGDAKASVQAILAALPGGSTDAAARTPEPAHA; encoded by the coding sequence GGCATGGCGTTGGCAGTGGTCGCGACCATCGTGTCCGTGCTCGACCCGCCGGCCGGCGGCACCGCGCTCGACGGCGAGGGCCTGATGCTCCTCGCGGTCGCCATGGCCCTGGGTGCGGTGATCGGTATCCGCAAGGCGGTCAAGGTCGAGATGACCGGCATGCCGGAGCTCATCGCGCTGCTGCACAGCTTCGTCGGCCTGGCCGCCGTGCTGGTCGGGTACAACTCCTACCTCGAGAGCGGGAGCGACAGCTTCCACCTCGCCGAGGTCTACATCGGCATCTTCATCGGGGCGGTGACGTTCACCGGGTCGATCGTCGCCTGGGGCAAGCTCTCCGGGAGGCTCGCCTCCAGGCCGCTGATGCTGCCCGGGCGTAACTGGCTCAACCTGGCCGGCCTGGTCGCCGTCGTCGCGATGTCGTTCTGGTTCGTGCCCACCCGCAGCCTGACCGCGCTGGCGCTCATGACGGCGATCGCGCTCCTGCTCGGCATCCACCTGGTCGCGGCCATCGGCGGTGCCGACATGCCGGTGGTCATCTCGATGCTGAACTCCTACTCGGGATGGGCCGCCGCGTTCAGCGGCTTCATGCTGGACAGCACGGTCCTGATCATCACCGGAGCCCTGGTCGGGGCCTCCGGCGCGATCCTGTCCTTCATCATGTGCAAGGCCATGAACCGCTCGTTCGTGTCCGTGATCCTCGGTGGTTTCGGCGAGACCGCCGCCGTGGGCGGGCCGGTCGACCAGGGCGAGTACCGCGAGCTGAGCGCCGGCGAGGTCGCCGCGGCGCTCGCGGGGGCCGGCAACGTCATCATCGCCCCCGGCTACGGCATGGCCGTCGCGCAGGCGCAGTACCCGGTGGCCGAGCTGACGAAGCGGCTCCAGGCCAACGGCACCACGGTGCGGTTCGCCATCCACCCGGTCGCGGGGCGCCTGCCCGGGCACATGAACGTCCTCCTCGCCGAGGCGCACGTGCCCTACGACATCGTCCTGGAGATGGACGAGATCAACCATGACTTCGCCGACACCGACGTCGTGCTCGTCATCGGCGCGAACGACACGGTGAACCCGGCCGCCATGGAGCCCGGCTCACCGATCTCCGGCATGCCGGTGCTGCACGCGTGGGAGGCGCGCCACGTCATCGTGTTCAAGCGGAGCATGAGCCCGGGCTACGCCGGGGTGCAGAACCCGCTCTTCTTCCGGGAGAACTCGGCGATGTGCTTCGGCGACGCCAAGGCCAGCGTGCAGGCGATCCTCGCCGCGCTCCCGGGCGGCTCGACGGACGCCGCCGCCCGGACACCCGAGCCCGCCCACGCCTGA
- the rlmC gene encoding 23S rRNA (uracil(747)-C(5))-methyltransferase RlmC, with product MQCSYFDAGRCRSCTLLAVPYGEQLAGKERHCHELLAAYPDLEWLPAVPSPEGGYRNKAKMVVGGTVEQPRLGILDADGHGVDLQRCGLSGPGLRAAFPALAAFITRARLTPYDVPARRGELKYLLFTESPDGELMLRFVLRTDESVPRIRKHLPALLTELPQLQVVSVNLHPQHKAVLEGERELLLTERSTLTMRINDIALHLRPQSFFQTNTEIAAALYRQGRAWVEEIAPASVWDLYCGVGGFALHSAAPARDVVGIETSREAVASAELSSREAGLDARFAAGDATAFALTTAAPELVIVNPPRRGIGPDLCMWLEASDVQHVVYSSCKAESLARDLAAMPSLVPRRARVLDMFPQTHHYEVMVLLERNAARVA from the coding sequence ATGCAGTGCTCCTACTTCGACGCCGGCCGGTGCCGTTCGTGCACTCTGCTCGCGGTGCCGTACGGCGAGCAGCTCGCCGGCAAGGAGCGGCACTGCCACGAGCTGCTCGCCGCCTACCCGGACCTGGAGTGGCTCCCCGCCGTCCCGAGCCCCGAGGGCGGGTACCGCAACAAGGCCAAGATGGTGGTCGGGGGCACCGTGGAGCAGCCGCGGCTGGGCATCCTCGACGCCGACGGGCACGGGGTCGACCTGCAGCGGTGCGGCCTGAGCGGCCCCGGCCTCCGGGCCGCCTTTCCCGCGCTCGCGGCGTTCATCACCCGCGCCCGCCTCACTCCTTACGACGTCCCCGCACGGCGCGGCGAGCTGAAGTACCTGCTGTTCACCGAGTCGCCCGACGGCGAGCTGATGCTGCGGTTCGTACTGCGCACGGACGAGTCGGTCCCGCGCATCCGCAAGCACCTGCCCGCCCTGCTGACAGAGCTTCCCCAGCTGCAGGTGGTCTCCGTCAACCTCCACCCCCAGCACAAGGCGGTGCTGGAGGGGGAGCGAGAGCTCCTGCTCACCGAGCGGTCGACCCTGACCATGCGGATCAATGACATCGCCCTGCACCTGCGACCGCAGAGCTTCTTCCAGACCAACACCGAGATCGCGGCGGCCCTCTACCGGCAGGGCCGGGCGTGGGTCGAGGAGATCGCGCCTGCCTCGGTGTGGGACCTGTACTGCGGCGTCGGCGGCTTCGCGCTGCACAGCGCCGCCCCCGCACGCGACGTCGTCGGCATCGAGACCAGCCGCGAGGCCGTGGCCAGCGCCGAGCTCAGCAGCCGGGAGGCGGGGCTGGACGCACGTTTCGCGGCCGGGGACGCCACCGCGTTCGCACTGACGACGGCGGCACCCGAGCTGGTCATCGTCAACCCGCCGCGACGTGGCATCGGGCCCGACCTGTGCATGTGGCTCGAGGCGTCCGACGTGCAGCACGTCGTGTACTCCTCGTGCAAGGCGGAGTCGCTGGCACGCGACCTCGCCGCGATGCCGTCCCTGGTGCCGCGGCGTGCCCGGGTGCTCGACATGTTCCCGCAGACCCATCACTACGAGGTCATGGTGCTGCTCGAGCGGAACGCCGCGCGCGTGGCGTGA
- a CDS encoding YchJ family protein: MADLNDDARCPCLSGETYGACCGRFHAGLAAGGPYPPTAEALMRSRYSAFAVGDVAYLEATWHPRTRPPDLALDGVTWRRLDVLAAVAGGPFDTDGVVEFVAHYRSPAGGGRLHEVSRFVREGGRWFYVDGEQPA, encoded by the coding sequence GTGGCCGACTTGAACGACGACGCCCGCTGCCCGTGCCTGTCCGGCGAGACCTACGGCGCGTGCTGCGGCCGCTTCCACGCCGGGCTCGCCGCCGGGGGACCGTACCCGCCCACGGCCGAGGCGCTCATGCGGTCGCGGTACAGCGCCTTCGCCGTCGGGGACGTCGCCTACCTCGAGGCGACCTGGCACCCGCGGACCCGACCGCCCGACCTCGCGCTGGACGGCGTGACGTGGCGGCGCCTGGACGTCCTCGCCGCCGTGGCCGGTGGGCCCTTCGACACCGACGGCGTGGTGGAGTTCGTGGCGCACTACCGCTCCCCCGCCGGCGGCGGCCGCCTGCACGAGGTGTCCCGGTTCGTGCGCGAGGGCGGGCGCTGGTTCTACGTCGACGGCGAGCAACCGGCGTAG
- a CDS encoding DUF2277 domain-containing protein, with translation MCRNIHTLHNFEPPAERAEVRAAALQYVRKVAGMTKPSQANQAAFDDAVARVARATQDLLDALVTSAPPKDREVEAAKARERSRLRFATAEVG, from the coding sequence ATGTGCCGCAACATCCACACCCTGCACAACTTCGAGCCTCCGGCCGAGCGGGCGGAGGTGCGGGCCGCCGCGCTGCAGTACGTGCGCAAGGTGGCCGGCATGACGAAGCCCTCCCAGGCCAACCAGGCGGCGTTCGACGACGCCGTGGCCCGGGTGGCCCGCGCCACGCAGGACCTCCTGGATGCGCTCGTGACCTCCGCGCCTCCGAAGGATCGGGAGGTCGAGGCGGCCAAGGCCCGCGAGCGCAGCCGGTTGCGCTTCGCCACCGCCGAGGTCGGGTGA
- a CDS encoding nitroreductase/quinone reductase family protein: MHRAFLVVTGGRIGWQVAGMPVVELTTTGRRTGRPHRVLLTSPVQDGPTLVVVASRGGDDRPPEWLLNIRSNPAVRVRTGRGRARPTRARVAGTDEHAALWPRVTREYPTYGTYQARTSRQIALVLLEPDPGRP; this comes from the coding sequence GTGCACCGCGCCTTCCTGGTGGTCACCGGCGGGCGAATCGGGTGGCAGGTGGCGGGCATGCCGGTCGTCGAGCTGACGACGACGGGACGGCGCACCGGCCGGCCCCACCGGGTACTGCTGACCTCGCCGGTGCAGGACGGCCCTACCCTCGTCGTCGTTGCGTCACGGGGTGGTGACGACCGGCCACCGGAGTGGCTGCTCAACATCCGGTCAAACCCGGCCGTCCGGGTCCGCACCGGCCGCGGGCGAGCTCGGCCCACGCGGGCGCGCGTCGCCGGCACCGACGAGCACGCCGCGCTGTGGCCGCGGGTGACCCGCGAGTATCCGACGTATGGCACCTACCAGGCCCGCACGAGCCGGCAGATCGCGCTGGTGCTGCTCGAGCCGGACCCCGGCCGGCCGTGA
- a CDS encoding VOC family protein — protein MIAVAPGLTVVVPIDRRSFDRAREDAMLSDFNPVPTLAVKDLDAARSFYEGTLGFTRSEGDVPDVVLYSVGSGKVMVYASSYAGTNKATAVSFQVPADGFDAEVAALREKGVTFLTFDMPSGSWDDGVLSDGSMKSVWFEDLDGNILNVGTYA, from the coding sequence TTGATCGCCGTCGCGCCCGGGCTTACCGTCGTGGTGCCGATCGACCGACGGTCGTTCGATCGTGCCCGGGAGGACGCCATGCTCTCCGACTTCAACCCCGTCCCGACGCTCGCCGTCAAGGACCTCGACGCTGCCCGCTCGTTCTACGAGGGCACCCTCGGGTTCACCAGGTCAGAAGGTGATGTGCCCGACGTGGTCCTGTACTCGGTGGGCTCGGGCAAGGTGATGGTCTACGCGTCGTCCTACGCGGGCACGAACAAGGCCACCGCGGTGTCGTTCCAGGTCCCGGCGGACGGGTTCGACGCCGAGGTCGCAGCCCTGCGTGAGAAGGGCGTGACCTTCCTGACCTTCGACATGCCGAGCGGCTCCTGGGACGACGGCGTCCTCAGCGACGGCTCGATGAAGTCGGTCTGGTTCGAGGACCTCGACGGCAACATCTTGAACGTGGGCACGTACGCCTGA
- the hrpB gene encoding ATP-dependent helicase HrpB: MDDPISRLLAHPPELPVRHGLPAVLEAVRARGVAVVQAPPGTGKTTLVPPALAGAVPGTVVVTQPRRLAARAAARRLAYLLDEPVGRTVGYAVRGDRRRSAATRIEMVTTGVLLRRLQRDPDLPGVGAVVLDEVHERHLDADLALALLVDVRANLREDLPVVAMSATVEAARTAALLGGATPAPVVDVPGVLHPVAQEWCPPPATVPRADARGVTPGFLDHVAATTRRALAERDGDVLVFVPGAGEVTGVARRLAGVAADVHPLHGRLPHREQDLALTPGPRRRVVISTAVAESSLTVPGVRVVVDAGFSREPRTDHRRGLAGLVTVSVSQAGAAQRAGRAGREGPGAVYRCWSEAEHARLPRYGEPEIATADLTAFALEMACWGSPDGAGLALLDPPPPAALTAAQLNLAELGAVRPDGAVTPRGRLIAAVGADPRLARSLLDAAAVIGERRAAEVVALLSLDVRAPGGDLVAALRAARRGGPDTAAWETETRRLRASLPAGAARGGGSPASDGGTRGRGSAVLPDDLAVGLVAALAHPGRIARRRPGGSSYLMASGTGAMLPAEYSPLAGAEWLAVADADRGAGRRDATIRSAAPIDEAVALEAGAALLHETETVTWTDGQVVARRATALGAIELSASPIANPPAELVAAAVRDGLAREGLSMLPWSDAARALRQRLSFLHGACGAPWPDVSDAALLDSVEVWLGPDLARIRGVRDIRRVDVLQALRRLLPWPAAARLDELAPERVTVASGSSVRVDYSAEQPVLAVRLQEVFGWRSPRLADGRVPLVLHLLSPARRPVAVTADLASFWATGYPQVRAEMRGRYPKHAWPEDPLTATAARGTGRPRG; encoded by the coding sequence GTGGACGACCCGATCTCCCGGCTGCTGGCGCACCCGCCCGAGCTGCCGGTCCGGCATGGCCTGCCGGCCGTCCTTGAGGCCGTCCGAGCCCGAGGGGTCGCGGTGGTCCAGGCCCCGCCTGGCACGGGCAAGACCACGCTCGTCCCGCCTGCCCTCGCCGGTGCGGTGCCCGGGACGGTCGTCGTCACCCAGCCCCGGCGCCTGGCCGCCCGGGCCGCCGCCCGCCGGCTCGCGTACCTGCTCGACGAGCCGGTCGGACGCACGGTGGGCTACGCCGTCCGCGGGGACCGCCGCCGCAGCGCCGCCACCCGCATCGAGATGGTGACCACCGGCGTCCTCCTGCGCCGGCTGCAGCGCGACCCCGACCTGCCCGGGGTGGGCGCCGTCGTCCTGGACGAGGTGCACGAGCGCCACCTCGACGCCGACCTCGCCCTGGCCCTGCTGGTCGACGTGCGCGCGAACCTGCGCGAGGACCTGCCCGTGGTGGCGATGTCCGCCACCGTCGAGGCGGCGCGCACGGCCGCTCTGCTGGGCGGGGCTACGCCGGCGCCGGTGGTGGACGTGCCCGGGGTCCTGCACCCCGTGGCGCAGGAGTGGTGCCCGCCGCCGGCCACCGTCCCGCGGGCCGACGCCCGCGGGGTCACCCCCGGGTTCCTCGACCACGTCGCCGCCACCACCCGCCGCGCGCTGGCCGAGCGCGACGGCGACGTGCTGGTCTTCGTGCCCGGCGCCGGGGAGGTCACCGGGGTGGCGCGGCGGCTGGCCGGCGTGGCCGCGGACGTGCACCCCCTCCACGGCCGCCTGCCGCACCGCGAGCAGGACCTCGCGCTCACCCCCGGCCCGCGTCGGCGCGTGGTGATCTCCACGGCGGTGGCGGAGTCCTCGCTCACCGTGCCCGGCGTCCGGGTGGTGGTCGACGCCGGGTTCTCCCGTGAGCCGCGCACCGACCACCGTCGGGGTCTGGCCGGGCTCGTCACGGTGAGCGTGAGCCAGGCGGGAGCGGCCCAGCGCGCCGGCCGTGCCGGCCGTGAGGGGCCCGGGGCGGTGTACCGGTGCTGGTCAGAGGCGGAGCACGCCCGGCTGCCCCGGTACGGCGAGCCGGAGATCGCGACGGCGGACCTGACCGCGTTCGCGCTCGAGATGGCCTGCTGGGGCAGCCCGGACGGCGCGGGACTGGCCCTGCTCGACCCGCCACCGCCGGCCGCCCTGACGGCTGCACAGCTGAACCTGGCCGAGCTCGGCGCGGTCCGCCCGGACGGTGCCGTGACCCCGCGAGGCCGGCTCATCGCGGCCGTGGGCGCGGACCCGCGGCTGGCCCGGTCGCTGCTCGACGCCGCCGCGGTGATCGGGGAGCGGCGCGCCGCAGAGGTGGTCGCCCTGCTCTCCCTCGACGTGCGGGCGCCCGGCGGCGACCTCGTCGCCGCCCTGCGGGCGGCGCGCCGCGGCGGGCCCGACACGGCGGCCTGGGAGACCGAGACTCGCCGGCTGCGCGCCTCGCTGCCCGCCGGCGCCGCGCGGGGAGGCGGCAGCCCGGCGTCCGACGGCGGCACCCGGGGACGGGGGAGCGCCGTGCTGCCGGACGACCTCGCCGTCGGCCTCGTCGCCGCCCTGGCACACCCGGGCCGGATCGCCAGGCGCCGCCCGGGCGGATCGAGCTACCTGATGGCCTCGGGCACGGGTGCGATGCTGCCGGCCGAGTACTCGCCCCTGGCCGGCGCCGAGTGGCTCGCGGTCGCCGACGCCGACCGTGGCGCCGGTCGGCGGGATGCGACCATCCGTTCCGCGGCGCCGATCGACGAGGCCGTGGCGCTCGAGGCGGGTGCGGCGCTGCTGCACGAGACGGAGACGGTGACCTGGACGGACGGCCAGGTGGTGGCTCGGCGTGCCACCGCGCTCGGGGCGATCGAGCTGTCGGCGTCGCCCATCGCGAACCCGCCGGCCGAGCTGGTCGCTGCCGCGGTGCGGGACGGCCTGGCCCGCGAGGGGCTCTCGATGCTGCCGTGGTCGGACGCCGCGCGTGCGCTGCGTCAGCGCCTCAGTTTCCTCCATGGTGCGTGTGGGGCGCCGTGGCCAGACGTGTCGGACGCTGCGCTCCTCGACTCCGTGGAGGTGTGGCTGGGACCGGACCTGGCCCGCATCCGGGGTGTGCGGGACATCCGCCGCGTGGACGTGCTGCAGGCGCTGCGCCGCCTGCTGCCCTGGCCGGCGGCCGCGCGGCTCGACGAGCTGGCCCCCGAGCGAGTCACCGTGGCGAGCGGGTCCAGCGTGCGCGTGGACTACTCGGCGGAGCAACCGGTCCTTGCCGTGCGGCTGCAGGAGGTGTTCGGCTGGCGGTCGCCGCGCCTGGCGGACGGGCGGGTGCCGCTGGTGCTGCACCTGCTCTCGCCGGCGCGCCGCCCGGTCGCCGTGACCGCGGACCTCGCGTCGTTCTGGGCCACCGGGTACCCGCAGGTGCGCGCGGAGATGCGAGGCCGGTACCCGAAGCACGCCTGGCCGGAGGACCCGCTGACCGCGACGGCGGCCCGCGGCACCGGTCGCCCGCGCGGCTGA
- a CDS encoding DNA/RNA non-specific endonuclease — protein sequence MVAVQPPDATRQRPDDHLPDDHQTGGAAGDVDETYQRELAAQRAAARERVDERAPERQEHEEALQQAGGLAQADDPVRIAKRLDRLSRYYTGGDPAESPADVQPEVLVAAAVERARDMVEPDEAHAVETSTLLLEKIINTADFVGVRYLDAGVIAAHAIGRVNIRDVRGTVRGYGTGFLVSPSLLITNHHVLPDAPTARSSVIEFDYQDGVDGRPLAPQVFPLDPARFFVADRGLDFALVAVGAPTGVLAQFGFNRLTAAQGTIIIGEFVTIVQHPRGEKKQVALRENQIVDIPELVVHYAADTEPGSSGSPVFNDQWEVVALHHASVPAPTRDDLGGFVNEGIRISRILNFLAARVDQLPPEWRPLLDEMFQPPEVARPVVMAPGTVPAAVAAAAAAAAVPASVPPARPQLGGPAVAGEVDDGMWALPADGAWTARPDRDGAVHVRVPVDVTFRVGTPGLAVPGPGLAPAAAGGAPPTAVGGTGAPADGGAPAAGEAISIDPDYSTRSGYDRAFLTVPLPLPGRGPDLSAVASDELRYHHFSVVMHRPRRLALFTAVNIDGKQSEQIRRESDKWIRDPRLPAEDQTGEDVYRDNPLDRGHLVRRLDPAWGPVAKAANDDTFHFTNCTPQHHEFNAGQTLWLGLEDYVLRHADNLDLRVTVVTGPLLDPGDPRYRGVALPRQFWKVVAMVTGAGRLSATGYLLSQAAFLDDLGPEEFSFGAYRTFQVPVTRLARLTGLDLAAFAAGDPLGALETTPLPRELIRLDDIVLDLPARPT from the coding sequence ATGGTCGCAGTCCAGCCACCGGACGCCACGCGCCAGCGGCCCGACGACCACCTGCCCGACGACCACCAGACCGGTGGCGCGGCCGGCGACGTCGACGAGACCTACCAGCGCGAGCTCGCTGCCCAGCGGGCCGCCGCCCGCGAGCGGGTGGACGAGCGCGCCCCCGAGCGGCAGGAGCACGAGGAGGCGCTGCAACAGGCCGGCGGCCTCGCCCAGGCGGACGACCCCGTGCGTATCGCGAAGCGGCTGGACCGCCTCAGCCGCTACTACACCGGCGGGGATCCCGCCGAGTCACCGGCCGACGTCCAGCCCGAGGTTCTCGTCGCGGCGGCGGTCGAGCGCGCCCGCGACATGGTCGAGCCGGACGAGGCGCACGCGGTAGAGACGTCGACCCTGCTCCTCGAGAAGATCATCAACACCGCCGACTTCGTGGGCGTGCGGTATCTCGACGCGGGCGTGATCGCGGCACACGCGATCGGCCGGGTGAACATCCGGGACGTGCGCGGCACGGTCCGCGGGTACGGCACCGGATTCCTCGTCAGCCCGTCGCTGCTGATCACCAACCACCACGTGCTGCCCGACGCGCCGACCGCGCGCAGCAGTGTCATCGAGTTCGACTACCAGGACGGCGTGGACGGGCGACCGCTGGCCCCGCAGGTCTTCCCGCTGGACCCCGCACGCTTCTTCGTGGCGGACCGCGGGCTCGACTTCGCCCTGGTCGCGGTCGGCGCTCCGACCGGGGTCCTCGCGCAGTTCGGGTTCAACCGGCTCACCGCGGCCCAGGGCACAATCATCATCGGCGAGTTCGTCACGATCGTGCAGCACCCGCGCGGCGAGAAGAAGCAGGTGGCGCTGCGGGAGAACCAGATCGTCGACATCCCGGAGCTCGTGGTCCACTACGCGGCGGACACCGAACCGGGCTCCTCGGGGTCGCCCGTGTTCAACGACCAGTGGGAGGTGGTGGCCCTCCACCACGCCTCCGTCCCGGCGCCGACGCGTGACGACCTCGGCGGGTTCGTCAACGAGGGCATCCGGATCAGCCGGATCCTCAACTTCCTCGCCGCGCGCGTGGATCAGCTGCCGCCGGAGTGGCGCCCGCTCCTCGACGAGATGTTCCAGCCGCCCGAGGTGGCCCGCCCGGTGGTCATGGCTCCCGGTACCGTCCCCGCCGCTGTGGCGGCGGCCGCGGCGGCCGCGGCGGTGCCGGCGTCGGTGCCTCCTGCACGCCCCCAGCTCGGTGGCCCGGCCGTTGCCGGAGAGGTCGACGACGGCATGTGGGCCCTCCCCGCGGACGGGGCCTGGACCGCCCGACCGGACCGGGACGGCGCGGTCCACGTGCGGGTCCCGGTCGACGTGACCTTCCGGGTCGGCACGCCGGGCCTGGCCGTTCCCGGGCCCGGGCTCGCACCCGCGGCCGCCGGCGGCGCCCCACCTACCGCCGTCGGCGGAACCGGAGCCCCCGCCGACGGCGGCGCGCCCGCGGCGGGGGAGGCGATCTCTATCGACCCGGACTACTCCACCCGCTCCGGGTACGACCGCGCCTTCCTCACCGTCCCCCTCCCGCTGCCCGGCCGCGGCCCGGACCTGTCCGCCGTCGCCTCCGACGAGCTGCGCTACCACCACTTCAGCGTCGTCATGCACCGGCCCCGGCGGCTGGCCCTGTTCACCGCCGTCAACATCGACGGCAAGCAGTCCGAGCAGATCCGCCGCGAGAGCGACAAGTGGATACGCGACCCCCGACTGCCCGCCGAGGACCAGACCGGCGAGGACGTCTACCGGGACAACCCGCTGGACCGCGGCCACCTGGTACGCCGGCTCGACCCGGCCTGGGGGCCGGTGGCCAAGGCCGCCAACGACGACACCTTCCACTTCACGAACTGCACCCCGCAGCACCACGAGTTCAACGCCGGCCAGACGCTGTGGCTGGGCCTGGAGGACTACGTCCTGCGCCACGCCGACAACCTCGACCTCAGGGTCACCGTGGTCACCGGCCCGTTGCTCGACCCGGGCGACCCGCGCTACCGCGGGGTCGCGCTGCCGCGCCAGTTCTGGAAGGTCGTCGCCATGGTCACCGGTGCGGGGCGGCTCTCGGCCACCGGCTACCTGCTCAGCCAGGCGGCCTTCCTCGACGACCTCGGCCCCGAGGAGTTCTCCTTCGGCGCCTACCGAACCTTCCAGGTGCCCGTGACCCGCCTCGCCCGGCTGACGGGGCTCGACCTTGCCGCGTTCGCCGCCGGCGACCCGCTCGGCGCGCTGGAGACCACGCCGTTGCCGCGCGAGCTCATCCGCCTCGACGACATCGTCCTGGACCTGCCCGCCCGCCCCACCTGA
- a CDS encoding zinc metalloprotease, with protein MTTTDLPAAQPTRRSCAVMDVHRRLLTESESYRVARTRIENLTIELERLEADRGVARIPVVVHVVARTPAEDITAEQVHSQIDVLNRDFRATNPDTADVPAPFQGLVADPQIEFHLATTDPAGNPTDGITRTSTTVNGFGADDQVKFTARGGQDAWPADRYLNVWVCQLGGGLLGYAQFPGGPPETDGVVILQSAFGTTGTARAPFDLGRTATHEIGHYLNLFHIWGDDGTGCRGSDEVDDTPNAGGPNYGRPAFPHVTCSNGPHGDLFMDYMDYVDDAAMVMFSSGQVARMSACLTGVRTSLWAGEPVPTPPGTPAPGGPGAGPAPEPPAGGAPEPPGGGTEPAPAPGTVAVPGRVDGAGTPIVVAGPGTLDVFAVGPDQMLYHKRWVDGGWQPSQTGWESLGRAGGDGGSPRQ; from the coding sequence ATGACCACGACCGATCTTCCCGCCGCACAGCCCACCCGCCGCAGCTGCGCGGTCATGGACGTCCACCGGCGGCTGCTGACCGAGTCGGAGTCCTACCGGGTCGCCCGCACGCGGATCGAGAACCTCACCATCGAGCTCGAGCGCCTGGAGGCGGACCGCGGCGTCGCCCGGATCCCCGTCGTCGTCCACGTGGTGGCCCGGACCCCGGCGGAGGACATCACCGCCGAGCAGGTGCACAGCCAGATCGACGTGCTCAACCGCGACTTCCGGGCCACCAACCCGGACACGGCCGACGTGCCGGCACCGTTCCAGGGGTTGGTGGCAGACCCGCAGATCGAGTTCCACCTCGCCACCACCGACCCGGCCGGCAACCCCACCGACGGCATCACCCGCACCTCGACCACCGTGAACGGCTTCGGGGCCGACGACCAGGTGAAGTTCACGGCCCGTGGCGGCCAGGACGCCTGGCCCGCCGACCGGTATCTCAACGTGTGGGTGTGCCAGCTCGGTGGCGGGCTGCTCGGGTACGCCCAGTTCCCGGGTGGGCCGCCGGAGACCGACGGCGTGGTCATCCTGCAATCGGCGTTCGGGACCACCGGCACCGCGCGGGCACCCTTCGACCTCGGCCGCACCGCGACCCACGAGATCGGCCACTACCTCAACCTCTTCCATATCTGGGGCGACGACGGCACAGGCTGCCGCGGCTCGGACGAGGTCGACGACACGCCCAACGCCGGCGGACCGAACTACGGCCGCCCGGCGTTCCCGCACGTCACCTGTTCCAACGGGCCGCACGGCGATTTGTTCATGGACTACATGGACTACGTGGACGACGCCGCGATGGTCATGTTCAGCTCAGGGCAGGTGGCGCGGATGTCCGCCTGCCTGACCGGGGTGCGTACCTCGCTGTGGGCGGGCGAGCCCGTACCCACGCCGCCAGGAACACCGGCCCCGGGCGGCCCCGGGGCCGGCCCGGCGCCCGAGCCGCCGGCTGGTGGGGCGCCCGAGCCGCCGGGTGGCGGCACCGAACCCGCCCCCGCGCCGGGCACCGTGGCAGTGCCCGGTCGCGTCGACGGCGCCGGTACCCCGATCGTCGTCGCCGGCCCGGGCACGCTCGACGTCTTCGCCGTCGGCCCGGACCAGATGCTTTACCACAAGCGGTGGGTCGACGGCGGATGGCAGCCCTCGCAGACCGGCTGGGAGTCCCTGGGACGCGCGGGCGGTGACGGTGGCTCCCCCCGACAGTGA